A stretch of Gemmatimonas aurantiaca T-27 DNA encodes these proteins:
- a CDS encoding polysaccharide deacetylase family protein has product MWIPALCYHRIEVPPHVARDDTNFVTPDMFAGQLDWMKRLGYTGVTIGQVLAWQRGVASLPTRPIAITFDDAYDSVVSQALPRLSALGWPCTVYAVSAYLGDRNRWDPSAPPARLLDAAALRAMLQAGHDVGAHTRHHRRVRGLNGDTAREELAGCREDLEQSLGAACTSFAFPYGSHDRLTVQRVRDAGYAGAVTLKRRTIRKGGDPFRLGRMSVGGPLSHALFALKLAKLQFTPSVI; this is encoded by the coding sequence ATGTGGATTCCGGCCCTGTGCTATCACCGCATTGAAGTACCACCACATGTCGCACGAGATGACACCAACTTCGTCACTCCGGACATGTTCGCTGGTCAGCTCGACTGGATGAAGCGCCTGGGTTACACCGGTGTGACCATCGGTCAGGTGCTCGCCTGGCAGCGCGGTGTGGCCTCGCTGCCGACGCGTCCGATAGCCATCACCTTCGATGATGCATACGACAGTGTGGTATCGCAGGCGTTGCCCCGTCTGTCTGCGCTCGGCTGGCCGTGCACGGTGTACGCTGTGAGCGCGTACCTTGGCGACCGCAATCGCTGGGATCCTTCGGCGCCACCGGCGAGGCTCCTCGATGCCGCTGCCCTGCGCGCGATGTTGCAGGCCGGGCACGATGTGGGCGCACACACACGTCACCATCGACGTGTACGCGGCTTGAATGGTGACACGGCGCGCGAAGAGTTGGCGGGCTGCCGAGAAGACCTGGAGCAGTCACTGGGCGCGGCGTGCACGAGTTTCGCGTTTCCCTATGGCTCACACGACCGACTCACCGTGCAGCGTGTGCGCGACGCGGGCTATGCCGGTGCGGTGACGCTCAAGCGTCGTACCATCCGGAAAGGAGGGGACCCGTTCCGTCTTGGCCGCATGAGCGTGGGCGGGCCGCTGTCCCATGCCTTGTTCGCACTCAAGCTCGCAAAACTCCAGTTCACCCCGTCCGTGATCTGA
- a CDS encoding glycosyltransferase family 2 protein, which produces MTRTIATLPGPTPVPVTVVIPTLNEEDRLPGCLASLWWASEIIVADANSTDGTRDIARRFGAQVLEGCGPTIADQKNAAIARAKHRWVLSVDADERAAEELGSEVAVIVAAPTAQAYRIQMRNRYLGGPYELGGWSRDWHIRLYPSSARWTSQRVHERLEVEGPVADLRARLEHESYRDLAHQLEKGHRYSVWGAQDLFAKGRTVRVSDMVFRPAWRFMKTYLLEGMWREGVRGFVFAAVHAWCGFTKYALLWDEQRKQHASMVAEQAHLMMETSLEAPMSSAH; this is translated from the coding sequence ATGACACGCACCATCGCGACCTTGCCGGGGCCGACCCCGGTTCCCGTGACGGTTGTTATCCCGACGTTGAACGAAGAAGACCGTCTGCCGGGCTGTTTGGCCTCACTCTGGTGGGCATCGGAAATCATCGTGGCTGATGCCAACTCCACGGACGGTACCCGCGATATCGCACGACGTTTCGGGGCGCAGGTCCTCGAAGGTTGCGGCCCTACCATCGCGGACCAGAAGAATGCGGCGATTGCTCGCGCAAAGCACCGCTGGGTGCTTTCCGTGGATGCCGATGAGCGTGCCGCAGAGGAGCTCGGATCGGAAGTCGCCGTCATCGTGGCCGCACCCACCGCACAGGCCTATCGCATTCAGATGCGCAACCGCTACCTGGGTGGGCCGTATGAACTCGGGGGCTGGTCACGCGATTGGCATATCCGGCTCTATCCCTCCTCTGCGCGATGGACGTCGCAGCGGGTGCACGAGCGGCTCGAGGTGGAGGGACCGGTTGCCGATCTTCGCGCCCGGCTCGAACACGAATCGTACCGCGATCTCGCCCACCAACTCGAGAAAGGACATCGTTACTCGGTGTGGGGCGCGCAGGACTTGTTCGCCAAAGGTCGTACCGTGCGGGTGTCGGACATGGTATTTCGCCCGGCATGGCGTTTCATGAAGACCTACTTGCTGGAAGGCATGTGGCGTGAAGGTGTGCGCGGGTTCGTGTTTGCGGCGGTACATGCCTGGTGCGGTTTCACGAAGTACGCCCTGCTCTGGGATGAGCAGCGCAAGCAGCATGCGAGCATGGTGGCCGAGCAGGCACACCTGATGATGGAGACATCGCTCGAAGCTCCGATGTCGTCGGCGCATTGA
- a CDS encoding WD40/YVTN/BNR-like repeat-containing protein, giving the protein MRISRFVPRAAVTMVGSLLCVSTAAAQAIDSATIAGMRWRTIGPANFMGRFSDVVGIPGPSKTIIAASAAGGIWKTTNNGITWRPTFDDKRVVSMGALAIAPSDTQQVWAGTGEVNSRNSIEPGGGIFKSTDGGLTWQAKGLEKTEHIGRIAVHPTNPNIVIVAALGAAWRSNPERGLYRTTDGGNTWTLVKHVSDKAGFVDVAMHPKDPNIVFATSWERFRTPYSLWSGGPGSALWKSTDAGVTWNEVKGGGFPAGIKGRMSLDINLGNPNIIYMMIEASEKTTLPIVGERNPKLNGLWRSTDGGTTWTQMNNYNVRPFYYSQVRSDPKNADRVYFSSTDLQVSDDGGKTSRNTAQGVHVDDHGIWIDPNDPERWVLANDGGVAFTYDKGGNFSQGQNIPVAQFYEVAYDMSVPYNICTGAQDNGTWCGPSRRRTGTTSLGYWFTIAGGDGFYAAMDPTDPNIVYGESQGGNASRVNLKSGERMAFVKPSWQAKYKAWEDSIAVIRGNPLTPATRAQTTAINALRTQQKADSADQSLRFNWNSPFFISPHNPAVIYFAGNRVLKSVKRGEDLQLISPDLSRKLTAKLDTSLRLTGGITLDATGAETYGTVVALEESPARAGLLYAGTDDGHVWKSANDGGSWENLSSRIPGLPNGGEVYVTRVEASKFDTNVVYVAFDNHRWGDFKPYLFVSRDGGKSFSSLVSNLPTGGVGDYLHVVREDPTNPDVLYVGSSIGVYASIDRGATWTKLTGNWPSTPVYDLQIHPRDRELIAATHGRGIWILDVAPLQQMSKEIAAKPVHLFEPRPAQQWGEEPLRGASGNGNGQNFFATQNPAYGASISYRIAQGSTGQARISIVNATGDTVSSMTGPATTGLHTVTWNFALNARPAARAALTPSEKRDSILRAVRMPQVLDSLVAAKYDSVALSLARQLLNPPAGGFNAGRGGGGRAGAGACERPLTQWEAFCARPAEATTLRVGAPAGGGEGAAALQERATQLQNASSNPAVRRVFDLIGLPVPATGGRGGFGGALAGGGMANTGDFAVVLQVGGTVMKQRLRVENMGAAGGANPFGFSDDEDRDEDRDRR; this is encoded by the coding sequence ATGAGAATCTCCCGTTTCGTCCCGCGTGCTGCGGTGACGATGGTCGGGTCGTTGCTGTGCGTGAGCACGGCAGCGGCACAAGCCATCGACTCCGCAACCATCGCCGGCATGCGCTGGCGCACCATCGGTCCGGCCAACTTCATGGGCCGCTTCTCCGATGTGGTCGGCATTCCCGGCCCTTCCAAGACCATCATCGCGGCATCCGCGGCCGGTGGCATCTGGAAGACGACCAACAACGGCATCACCTGGCGTCCCACGTTCGACGACAAGCGCGTCGTGTCGATGGGTGCGCTGGCGATCGCGCCGAGTGACACGCAGCAGGTGTGGGCCGGCACGGGTGAAGTGAACTCGCGCAATTCCATCGAACCCGGCGGTGGCATCTTCAAGAGCACCGACGGTGGCCTCACGTGGCAGGCCAAGGGGCTCGAGAAGACGGAGCACATCGGACGCATCGCGGTGCATCCGACCAACCCGAATATCGTGATCGTGGCCGCACTGGGCGCGGCGTGGCGTTCCAATCCGGAACGTGGCCTCTATCGCACCACGGATGGCGGCAACACGTGGACGCTCGTGAAGCATGTCAGCGACAAGGCGGGGTTCGTGGATGTGGCCATGCATCCCAAGGATCCGAACATCGTCTTCGCCACGAGCTGGGAGCGTTTCCGCACGCCCTACTCGTTGTGGAGCGGTGGCCCGGGTTCGGCGCTCTGGAAGAGCACCGATGCGGGTGTGACGTGGAATGAAGTGAAGGGCGGTGGTTTCCCGGCCGGTATCAAGGGCCGCATGAGCCTCGACATCAACCTCGGCAACCCGAACATCATCTACATGATGATCGAGGCGTCGGAGAAGACCACGCTGCCCATCGTGGGTGAGCGCAATCCGAAGCTGAATGGCCTCTGGCGCAGCACGGATGGCGGCACCACGTGGACGCAGATGAACAACTACAACGTGCGTCCGTTCTATTACTCGCAGGTGCGCAGCGATCCGAAGAATGCCGATCGGGTGTACTTCTCGAGCACCGACCTGCAGGTGTCCGACGATGGTGGCAAGACCTCGCGCAACACGGCGCAGGGTGTGCACGTGGACGATCACGGTATCTGGATCGACCCGAACGACCCCGAGCGCTGGGTGCTCGCCAACGACGGCGGCGTGGCATTCACGTACGACAAGGGCGGCAACTTCTCGCAGGGGCAGAACATCCCCGTCGCGCAGTTTTACGAAGTGGCCTACGACATGAGTGTGCCCTACAACATCTGCACCGGCGCGCAGGACAATGGCACCTGGTGCGGACCGTCGCGTCGTCGCACGGGCACGACCAGCCTCGGCTACTGGTTCACGATTGCCGGCGGTGACGGCTTCTATGCCGCTATGGACCCCACCGACCCGAACATCGTGTACGGCGAGTCGCAGGGCGGCAACGCCTCGCGCGTGAACCTCAAGTCGGGCGAACGCATGGCGTTCGTGAAGCCGAGCTGGCAGGCGAAGTACAAGGCGTGGGAAGACTCCATCGCGGTCATCCGTGGCAACCCGCTCACGCCCGCCACGCGCGCGCAGACCACGGCCATCAATGCCCTGCGCACTCAGCAGAAGGCCGATTCGGCAGACCAGTCGCTGCGCTTCAACTGGAACTCCCCGTTCTTCATCTCACCGCACAATCCCGCCGTCATCTACTTCGCGGGCAATCGTGTGCTCAAGTCGGTGAAGCGTGGTGAGGACCTGCAGCTCATTTCTCCGGACCTGTCGCGCAAGCTGACGGCCAAGCTCGACACCTCGCTGCGCCTCACAGGCGGCATCACGCTCGATGCCACAGGTGCCGAGACGTACGGCACGGTGGTGGCGCTGGAAGAAAGCCCGGCGCGTGCGGGCCTGCTGTACGCCGGCACCGATGACGGCCACGTGTGGAAGTCGGCCAACGACGGCGGCTCGTGGGAGAACCTGTCGTCGCGTATTCCCGGACTGCCGAATGGCGGGGAAGTGTACGTGACGCGCGTGGAGGCGTCGAAGTTCGACACCAACGTGGTGTACGTGGCATTCGACAACCACCGCTGGGGTGATTTCAAGCCGTACCTGTTCGTGTCGCGCGATGGTGGCAAGTCGTTCTCGTCGCTGGTCAGCAACCTGCCCACGGGCGGTGTGGGTGACTACCTGCACGTGGTGCGCGAAGACCCCACCAATCCGGATGTGCTGTACGTGGGTTCGTCGATCGGTGTGTACGCGTCCATCGATCGTGGTGCCACCTGGACCAAGCTCACGGGCAACTGGCCCAGCACGCCGGTGTACGATCTGCAGATTCATCCGCGCGATCGTGAACTGATTGCGGCGACGCATGGCCGTGGCATCTGGATTCTCGACGTGGCGCCGCTGCAGCAGATGTCGAAGGAGATTGCCGCGAAGCCGGTACACCTGTTCGAACCGCGTCCGGCGCAGCAGTGGGGTGAAGAGCCGTTGCGTGGCGCGAGCGGCAACGGCAACGGGCAGAACTTCTTTGCTACGCAGAACCCGGCGTACGGTGCATCGATCAGCTATCGCATCGCACAGGGGTCGACCGGCCAGGCGCGCATTTCCATCGTGAACGCCACCGGTGACACGGTGAGCAGCATGACGGGTCCGGCCACGACAGGTCTTCACACGGTGACGTGGAATTTTGCGCTCAACGCGCGGCCTGCTGCGCGTGCGGCGCTGACGCCGAGTGAGAAGCGGGACAGCATTCTGCGCGCCGTGCGCATGCCGCAGGTGCTCGACTCACTGGTCGCGGCGAAGTACGACAGTGTGGCGCTCTCGCTGGCGCGTCAACTGCTCAACCCGCCCGCCGGTGGCTTCAACGCCGGCCGTGGTGGTGGTGGCCGCGCGGGAGCCGGCGCCTGTGAGCGTCCGCTCACGCAGTGGGAAGCGTTCTGCGCGCGTCCGGCCGAAGCGACCACGCTGCGTGTCGGGGCTCCGGCCGGCGGTGGTGAAGGTGCGGCGGCGCTGCAGGAACGGGCCACGCAGTTGCAGAACGCCAGCAGCAATCCGGCCGTGCGCCGGGTGTTCGACCTGATTGGCTTGCCGGTGCCGGCCACGGGCGGCCGCGGTGGTTTCGGCGGCGCGCTGGCGGGCGGTGGCATGGCCAACACCGGTGACTTCGCGGTGGTGCTGCAGGTCGGCGGGACCGTCATGAAGCAGCGGCTGCGCGTGGAGAACATGGGAGCGGCCGGCGGCGCCAATCCGTTCGGATTCTCCGATGACGAAGATCGGGACGAGGATCGCGATCGTCGGTAA
- a CDS encoding YciI family protein, protein MSLFMLLLADDPTEYADMSPAELQEIVARYSAWSQEMGAKGRLRGGHKLTDEGGRILRREGAAVIVRDGPYAELREVVSGYFLIEADGYAEAEAIARSCPHAQSRGSITIREIEFTGAS, encoded by the coding sequence ATGTCGCTGTTCATGCTGCTGCTGGCCGACGATCCCACCGAATATGCGGACATGTCCCCGGCAGAACTTCAGGAGATCGTGGCCCGCTACAGCGCCTGGTCGCAGGAGATGGGGGCCAAGGGTCGCCTGCGAGGTGGCCACAAGCTCACCGACGAAGGTGGTCGCATTCTCCGTCGGGAAGGGGCGGCCGTGATTGTCCGTGATGGGCCGTACGCGGAGCTCCGTGAGGTCGTGTCCGGGTATTTTCTGATCGAGGCCGACGGTTATGCAGAGGCCGAGGCGATCGCGCGCAGTTGTCCGCACGCCCAGTCACGCGGATCGATCACGATTCGTGAGATCGAGTTCACGGGCGCGTCGTGA
- a CDS encoding RNA polymerase sigma factor has product MRKKDGTRPSVGVEVPPMAPSHVEDAGSSSESTSASPGSAEHMLTDPRGFREAAARVTAILVRHHGSQQLDRIEDAVQDAFAAAARSWPVAGAPRDAMAWLVQVARRRYLDRVRGARRWVDDTEAIDAAVSAHHVDDDAMSEPAPLADDQLRLLFLCCHSALSAESRVALTLKCVAQFSVPEIARLLRADVPTVAQRLVRAKRTLRETRVPFIVPAPSALPERLDDVLAVCYAIFTEGHLATHGEMLVRPELCREAIHLVQQLLRWPDTDTPAARALLALMLLTAARLPARDADGAPVPLAEQDRTLWDRSLIARGMRIFATSIAGPTITRYHVEADIAAAHVTASDYAGTPWLRIVNAYDLLRRIAPSPMVELASAMAIAESGDDTRALAEVQAMSAAMQRWPEWHATLATLLARLGRHDEAAPHWKAAIRETESRPVREHYERQLRVAPDGFGG; this is encoded by the coding sequence ATGAGAAAGAAAGACGGCACACGCCCCTCCGTGGGGGTCGAAGTCCCCCCGATGGCGCCGTCGCATGTCGAGGACGCAGGATCGTCATCGGAATCGACATCGGCCTCGCCGGGCAGTGCCGAGCATATGCTGACGGACCCTCGCGGCTTCCGCGAGGCGGCGGCGCGCGTGACCGCGATCCTGGTCCGACATCACGGGTCACAACAACTCGATCGCATTGAAGATGCGGTACAGGACGCCTTTGCGGCGGCGGCGCGGAGCTGGCCCGTAGCCGGCGCGCCGCGTGATGCGATGGCCTGGCTCGTCCAGGTGGCCCGCCGCCGATATCTCGACCGCGTGCGCGGTGCGCGGCGGTGGGTGGACGACACGGAGGCGATCGATGCTGCCGTCAGTGCGCACCACGTGGACGATGACGCCATGTCCGAACCGGCACCGCTGGCCGACGATCAACTGCGGCTGCTGTTCCTCTGCTGCCATTCCGCTTTGAGCGCCGAATCACGCGTCGCACTCACGCTCAAGTGTGTCGCGCAATTCAGCGTGCCGGAGATCGCGCGGTTGCTGCGCGCCGATGTCCCCACCGTCGCACAGCGTCTGGTGCGAGCCAAGCGCACGCTGCGTGAAACCCGTGTGCCCTTCATCGTGCCGGCGCCCTCGGCCCTGCCGGAGCGGCTCGACGATGTGCTCGCCGTCTGCTACGCGATCTTCACCGAAGGACACCTGGCCACCCACGGCGAGATGCTGGTACGGCCCGAGTTGTGCCGCGAAGCCATCCATCTGGTGCAGCAACTGCTGCGTTGGCCGGACACCGATACACCGGCAGCACGGGCGTTGCTCGCGCTGATGCTGCTCACCGCAGCACGACTGCCAGCGCGGGATGCCGATGGCGCGCCCGTCCCGCTGGCCGAGCAGGACCGCACCCTTTGGGACCGGTCGCTGATCGCACGCGGCATGCGGATCTTTGCCACGTCCATCGCGGGTCCCACGATCACGCGCTATCACGTCGAGGCGGACATCGCGGCGGCGCATGTCACGGCAAGCGACTACGCCGGCACGCCCTGGTTGCGCATCGTGAACGCCTACGACCTGCTGCGTCGTATCGCCCCTTCACCGATGGTGGAACTGGCGAGCGCGATGGCGATCGCCGAGTCCGGCGATGACACACGAGCACTGGCCGAGGTGCAAGCGATGTCCGCCGCGATGCAGCGTTGGCCCGAATGGCACGCCACACTGGCCACACTGTTGGCGCGACTGGGGCGCCACGATGAAGCCGCCCCACATTGGAAGGCCGCGATTCGTGAGACAGAATCGCGGCCAGTCCGAGAACACTATGAACGACAGTTGCGAGTCGCACCGGATGGGTTCGGGGGGTGA
- a CDS encoding NAD(P)-dependent alcohol dehydrogenase: protein MIPTIGIAAFDAVGPLAPWRFERRTPGAHDVQIQIEYCGICHSDLHTVRGEWGGIAYPQVPGHEIVGRVVAVGPNVSKWAVGDRVGVGCMVDSCQSCDPCRDGLEQYCEAGNTGTYGGTEKETGRPTQGGYSTAIVVNEDFVLRIPANLDPAATAPLLCAGVTTWSPLRHWKIGPGKRVGVVGIGGLGHMAVKLAAAMGAEVVVLTTSPSKVEDAKRLGAHHVIVSGDATAMRAHRNTLDLIIDSVSAPHDIEAEMRLLRLDGTLCIVGVSPETHPMPAAFTFIGKRRSLAGSLIGGIAETQEMLDFCGEHGITADIERIAAAEVNTAYERMLKSDVKYRFVIDLATLSAPTA from the coding sequence ATGATCCCCACAATCGGCATTGCCGCGTTCGACGCGGTCGGTCCCCTGGCCCCCTGGCGCTTCGAGCGCCGCACCCCGGGCGCCCATGATGTCCAGATCCAGATCGAGTACTGCGGGATCTGTCACTCCGACCTGCACACGGTGCGTGGTGAATGGGGCGGCATTGCCTATCCCCAGGTGCCCGGCCACGAGATTGTCGGGCGCGTGGTGGCGGTTGGCCCGAACGTGTCCAAGTGGGCCGTGGGTGACCGGGTGGGCGTGGGGTGCATGGTGGACAGTTGCCAGAGCTGCGACCCCTGCCGCGACGGCCTCGAGCAGTACTGCGAAGCGGGCAACACCGGGACCTACGGCGGCACCGAGAAGGAGACCGGCCGGCCTACGCAGGGCGGCTACTCCACCGCCATCGTGGTGAACGAGGACTTCGTACTGCGCATCCCCGCCAATCTCGATCCGGCCGCCACGGCGCCGCTGCTCTGCGCCGGAGTCACCACCTGGTCGCCACTGCGCCACTGGAAGATCGGCCCGGGCAAGCGCGTGGGCGTGGTGGGCATCGGCGGACTCGGGCACATGGCCGTCAAACTCGCCGCGGCCATGGGCGCGGAAGTGGTGGTGCTGACCACCTCACCGTCCAAGGTGGAAGACGCCAAGCGCCTGGGTGCGCATCACGTGATCGTCTCGGGTGATGCGACCGCCATGCGCGCGCATCGCAACACCCTCGACCTCATCATCGATTCGGTGAGTGCGCCACACGATATCGAAGCCGAAATGCGGCTCCTGCGCCTCGATGGCACGTTGTGCATCGTGGGCGTGTCCCCCGAGACCCATCCCATGCCGGCGGCGTTCACGTTCATCGGCAAGCGCCGCTCGTTGGCCGGCTCGCTCATCGGCGGCATCGCCGAAACGCAGGAGATGCTCGACTTCTGCGGAGAACACGGCATCACCGCCGACATCGAACGTATCGCGGCCGCCGAGGTGAACACGGCCTATGAGCGCATGCTCAAGTCCGACGTGAAGTACCGCTTCGTGATCGACCTGGCCACGCTGAGCGCGCCGACCGCGTAA
- a CDS encoding class I SAM-dependent methyltransferase — MSSRPATPVADARIGADSSALPWSARLVRSVRRALRLDRERRWNSEYAAGGWDWLRNIDERAHHSVLAGYAAYLKPGGSLLDVGCGEGVFQEELRGAAGRYVGVDFEQPIQRAQHKANATTRFVVGDMNEFVVDERFDVIVFNESIYYLHDTLAGVQRYESMLAPDGVLLISMHGKERNDALWTALDARYTTLDRVTITNVRDVRWTVKAMVPPGSTFRMAPQAP, encoded by the coding sequence ATGTCGTCTCGTCCAGCTACACCGGTCGCTGATGCCCGCATCGGCGCAGATTCTTCTGCCCTTCCGTGGAGTGCGCGCCTCGTGCGCTCGGTGCGTCGCGCACTGCGCCTGGACCGCGAACGGCGCTGGAACAGCGAATATGCGGCGGGCGGGTGGGATTGGCTGCGCAACATCGACGAACGTGCGCACCACAGTGTGCTGGCCGGCTACGCGGCCTATCTCAAGCCCGGCGGCTCGCTGCTCGATGTGGGATGCGGCGAAGGAGTGTTTCAGGAGGAGCTGCGCGGGGCAGCCGGCCGCTATGTGGGTGTGGACTTCGAGCAACCCATTCAACGCGCGCAGCACAAGGCGAATGCCACCACCCGTTTCGTCGTGGGCGACATGAACGAATTTGTCGTCGATGAACGCTTCGATGTCATCGTGTTCAACGAAAGCATCTACTACCTGCACGACACCCTGGCTGGTGTGCAGCGCTACGAGTCGATGCTGGCGCCGGACGGCGTATTGCTCATCTCGATGCACGGCAAGGAACGCAATGACGCCCTCTGGACGGCACTCGATGCCCGCTACACGACGCTCGACCGCGTGACCATCACCAACGTCCGTGATGTGCGCTGGACCGTGAAAGCGATGGTGCCACCCGGCAGCACATTCCGGATGGCACCACAGGCACCCTGA
- a CDS encoding response regulator transcription factor: protein MARSPIAEWPDPDTLLVVEDDDALRETLAQTLGTMCRQVRTASSLAEAVRECAQVSPQLVLLDLGLPDGDGSELLRQLRGVTDVPIIVLSGRDDEDEKVAILDAGADDFISKPCGAAELQARVRGQIRRAAISHASRAWSVLTVDGVEIDLQQQRVVRRGELQRLTPTEWSLLRALVLHAGRPMSPRQLWDIVWDREFGDFATHVRVHITHLRRKIEPDASMPRLIITEPGVGYRFNAPS from the coding sequence ATGGCCCGTTCGCCCATTGCCGAGTGGCCAGATCCGGACACTCTGCTCGTTGTAGAAGACGACGACGCCCTCCGGGAAACCCTCGCGCAAACGCTGGGGACCATGTGCCGTCAGGTACGCACGGCGAGTTCGCTGGCCGAAGCCGTGCGTGAGTGCGCGCAGGTCTCTCCGCAACTGGTGTTGCTCGACCTCGGTCTGCCGGATGGCGACGGATCGGAGTTGCTTCGGCAGCTCCGAGGGGTGACCGACGTGCCGATCATCGTGCTCTCGGGCCGCGATGACGAAGACGAGAAGGTGGCCATTCTCGATGCGGGCGCCGACGACTTCATCAGCAAGCCCTGCGGGGCGGCGGAACTGCAGGCCCGAGTGCGTGGGCAGATACGACGCGCCGCCATATCACACGCCTCGCGCGCCTGGTCGGTGCTCACGGTGGACGGCGTGGAGATCGACCTACAGCAACAGCGCGTGGTACGTCGTGGGGAACTGCAGCGGCTCACCCCCACGGAGTGGTCGCTGTTGCGCGCGCTGGTGCTGCATGCCGGCCGGCCCATGTCGCCACGCCAGCTCTGGGATATCGTGTGGGACCGAGAGTTCGGTGACTTCGCCACACATGTGCGTGTGCACATCACGCATCTGCGCCGCAAGATCGAACCGGATGCCTCGATGCCACGCCTGATCATCACCGAACCTGGCGTGGGTTACCGGTTCAACGCGCCCTCATGA
- a CDS encoding sensor histidine kinase, translated as MNTGAPHAQVRWVDPSRRWQVWARWLTLYVLLTALVGQVAGQPEVRVAHGVLAYLLLIIGASREGGRALSIVLVILCHLTIDWFFVPPLYQFGSTRELDWLILVGFATAGLLVSQLFVNLQQAARLAHERTAEVERLSQERLQLEREASAARVLVEADRLKNALLNSVAHDLRSPVATLALLSDPASGFQSQDALLRVNGEARRLNDFLVTLQRFAKAGEAPALQMQPHDAELVLQTALRSSTGLLASRTVHLPSPVEDAVVTCDSTLVSQVLGNLLQNAARHAPADQPIDLMIRAGDSTVDLIVADRGPGLPADQVDRIFAPLRRPLRATGAPSTDGRMGMGLSIARTFARAQGGDVLYRPRDGGGSEFILRLPRAQVTTRP; from the coding sequence ATGAATACCGGCGCACCCCACGCGCAGGTGCGCTGGGTGGATCCGTCCAGACGCTGGCAAGTGTGGGCGCGATGGCTCACGCTGTATGTGTTGCTCACGGCGCTCGTCGGCCAGGTGGCGGGGCAACCCGAAGTCAGAGTGGCACACGGTGTGCTCGCATATCTGCTGCTGATCATCGGTGCCAGTCGCGAAGGTGGGCGCGCGTTGTCGATCGTCCTGGTGATTCTCTGTCACCTGACCATCGACTGGTTCTTCGTGCCGCCGCTATACCAGTTCGGCAGCACCCGTGAACTGGACTGGCTCATTCTCGTGGGATTTGCGACAGCGGGATTGCTGGTGTCGCAACTCTTCGTGAACCTGCAACAGGCCGCACGACTGGCGCACGAGCGCACGGCGGAAGTGGAGCGTCTCAGCCAAGAACGATTGCAGCTCGAGCGTGAAGCGTCGGCCGCCCGCGTGCTCGTGGAAGCAGACCGTCTCAAGAATGCGCTGCTCAATTCCGTGGCCCATGATCTCCGCTCGCCAGTGGCCACATTGGCGCTGTTGTCCGATCCCGCGTCCGGGTTCCAGAGCCAGGATGCACTACTGCGTGTGAATGGAGAGGCACGACGGCTCAACGACTTCCTCGTCACGCTGCAGCGATTCGCCAAGGCAGGTGAAGCACCGGCCCTGCAAATGCAGCCTCACGACGCCGAACTGGTGCTGCAGACGGCGCTGCGGTCGTCCACCGGATTGTTGGCTTCGCGTACCGTGCACCTGCCTTCGCCGGTCGAGGATGCCGTCGTCACCTGCGACTCGACGCTCGTGAGCCAGGTCCTCGGCAACCTGCTGCAGAATGCCGCCCGTCATGCCCCGGCCGACCAACCCATCGACCTGATGATTCGCGCGGGAGACTCGACCGTGGACCTGATCGTCGCCGACCGCGGCCCCGGACTGCCGGCCGATCAGGTAGATCGCATCTTCGCCCCCCTGCGGCGCCCCCTGCGCGCCACCGGCGCCCCGTCGACCGATGGACGCATGGGGATGGGACTGTCGATCGCCCGCACGTTCGCGAGGGCACAGGGGGGCGACGTGCTTTACCGGCCGCGCGACGGCGGTGGATCGGAGTTCATCCTGCGCCTGCCTCGTGCGCAGGTCACGACGCGCCCGTGA